Proteins from a genomic interval of Gammaproteobacteria bacterium:
- a CDS encoding amino acid adenylation domain-containing protein encodes TFNEFLQQVKQTTLDAQDNQDLPFEQLVEALQVERSLSHSPLFQAMFNYLSEKGSNKESQLASVEGLEVEGVSWDSHTAKFDLTLDINEYEGGISASFNYATDLFEPSTIERLAKHWQQLLQGIVAKPSERIAELPLLDQAEQLHIIQDRNPAYPDVAAKLSIQQRFEAQVLAQPEKTALVFEDQKLSYDELNRRVNCLAHKLIAQNVGPDVLVGIAVKRSVSMIVAVLAVLKTGGAYVPLDPSYPEDRLSYMADNSGINVLLTQRELNEQLTLSTDVKRLFIDDVSDVEYEDCNPKYRAHSKNLAYLIYTSGTTGRPKGVGIDHGSFARHVEVYSERLSLNKDDCILQYATLNFDTFAEQLFPTLCCGATVVLRGEEIWDNNTFYNNLLRYGISVANLTPSMWYQLFKDFAAQGLTDFGRLRRMIVGGEAMPLDGLALWQQLGLAEAQLWNFYGPTEATAASTSFCCNRYFNDNEVIPPTIPIGETLAGRYSYIVDNNLNLVPSGAVGELVIGGELLARGYHQRQGLTAERFIADPFNKSGGRLYRTGDLARYQSDGTIEYVGRIDHQVKIRGFRIELGEIESQLQGNDAIRDAVVLAQEGNAGQQLVAYIIPNDSGLIETDNETQNSFRADIKNQLQQALPEYMVPAHMLLLEQFPLTPNGKLDRKA; translated from the coding sequence ACTTTTAATGAATTTTTACAACAAGTTAAGCAAACGACGTTAGACGCGCAAGACAACCAAGACTTACCGTTTGAGCAATTAGTTGAAGCGTTACAAGTTGAGCGTAGCTTAAGTCACTCGCCGTTATTCCAAGCCATGTTTAACTACCTGAGTGAGAAAGGCTCAAATAAAGAATCCCAATTGGCCAGTGTAGAAGGCTTAGAAGTAGAAGGCGTAAGCTGGGACAGCCATACGGCGAAATTTGATTTAACGCTGGATATTAATGAATATGAAGGCGGTATTTCTGCATCATTTAACTATGCAACGGACTTATTTGAGCCATCCACGATTGAGCGATTAGCCAAACATTGGCAACAGCTTTTACAGGGGATTGTAGCCAAACCAAGTGAGCGCATTGCCGAGTTGCCTTTACTTGACCAAGCAGAACAGCTGCATATCATTCAAGATCGAAACCCTGCTTATCCAGATGTAGCAGCTAAATTAAGTATTCAGCAGCGTTTTGAAGCACAAGTGCTAGCTCAGCCAGAAAAAACAGCCCTCGTTTTTGAAGATCAAAAGCTTAGCTATGATGAATTAAACCGTCGGGTTAATTGCCTTGCACATAAGCTAATAGCACAAAATGTTGGCCCTGATGTTTTAGTGGGTATTGCGGTTAAACGCTCAGTGTCAATGATAGTCGCGGTACTGGCCGTATTAAAAACGGGTGGAGCTTATGTACCATTAGATCCATCGTACCCAGAAGACAGATTATCTTACATGGCCGACAATAGCGGTATAAACGTCTTGTTAACGCAGCGCGAGTTAAATGAACAGCTAACGCTATCGACTGATGTTAAACGGCTATTTATAGATGATGTTAGCGATGTTGAATACGAAGACTGTAACCCTAAATACCGAGCACACTCAAAGAATTTAGCTTATTTAATTTATACGTCAGGTACTACCGGGCGGCCTAAAGGGGTTGGCATAGATCACGGCTCGTTCGCACGTCATGTCGAAGTCTACAGTGAAAGATTAAGCTTAAATAAAGATGATTGCATACTGCAATATGCAACGCTAAATTTTGATACTTTTGCCGAACAACTTTTCCCAACTTTATGTTGCGGTGCAACGGTGGTATTAAGAGGGGAAGAGATTTGGGATAACAATACCTTTTACAATAATCTACTTCGCTACGGTATTAGTGTTGCTAATTTAACACCGTCGATGTGGTATCAATTATTTAAAGACTTCGCTGCGCAAGGGCTAACTGACTTTGGTCGTTTACGTCGGATGATTGTTGGTGGTGAAGCAATGCCACTTGATGGCTTGGCCTTGTGGCAACAACTTGGTTTAGCTGAAGCTCAATTGTGGAATTTCTATGGCCCTACCGAAGCTACCGCGGCAAGCACAAGTTTTTGTTGTAACCGTTATTTTAATGACAATGAAGTTATTCCGCCAACCATTCCTATTGGTGAAACATTAGCAGGACGTTATAGCTATATAGTTGATAACAATCTTAATCTTGTGCCTTCAGGTGCAGTCGGTGAGCTTGTTATTGGTGGTGAGTTATTGGCTCGTGGTTATCATCAACGCCAAGGCTTAACAGCCGAACGCTTTATCGCCGACCCATTCAATAAATCAGGCGGTCGCTTATACCGCACTGGCGATTTAGCACGCTACCAAAGCGATGGCACCATCGAGTATGTTGGTCGTATTGACCATCAAGTTAAAATCCGTGGTTTCCGTATTGAGCTGGGCGAAATTGAATCACAGCTGCAAGGCAATGACGCTATCCGCGATGCAGTAGTATTAGCCCAAGAAGGCAATGCAGGTCAGCAGTTAGTCGCTTATATTATTCCCAATGATAGTGGATTGATTGAAACCGA